The proteins below come from a single Thalassotalea ponticola genomic window:
- a CDS encoding S9 family peptidase has translation MKRFLSFCLFWLSCAVCAQSELPLDVFGELERTSMMRIAPSGDRIAYRVTDGSAGKDFYMVYDLKQKKSIAAVDLSEIRPTNAYFIDDQRLILVVSDNAKLLGYRGRHDVSVAFSYNISDKSIKQLLRRGDDIYEGQTALGRIVGVANDGKSVYMPAWEDSTNFNLYESKLDSRRGPRRFARGHDDTIDFFIHNDTVIARERYDERSNKHRIEVHDDGDWHEIFSETASIRTKSFVGLTADIKHLVMLQYHENGRVAYHTMALKDGKISAPHFNHDSKDVESVITDINRIVYGVRYSGFTPSYDFIDSNIATVVNEVVEMLPDNSVTLVDYTPDWQKILFLVEGNGSAGDYYLYDKNGFNFIASQRPKIPSERVHQIVKTEIKVRDGLKIPTLLTLPNKELKKLPAIMLPHGGPEAYDRVRFDWLAQYFSSRGYLVIQPQFRGSDGFGWDFKAKGRGEWGRKMQDDLTDAVRTLVKSGYVDQDRVCIVGLSYGGYAALAGATFTPDVYQCAVSINGVADIERMMRDEKRDYGSNHWVVEYWRNVIAADNLADNHLQQISPINHVEKVKIPILLIHGEHDKVVPSHQSEAMADELEDKRRSVEYIELEQGDHYLSNSNNRMQALKAIDKFIAKHI, from the coding sequence GTGAAACGATTCCTGTCTTTTTGCTTATTTTGGCTAAGTTGTGCGGTATGTGCACAGTCTGAGTTGCCTTTGGATGTGTTTGGCGAGTTAGAACGCACCAGTATGATGCGCATCGCACCGAGTGGCGACAGAATAGCTTACCGAGTTACCGATGGCTCAGCGGGTAAAGACTTTTATATGGTCTACGACTTAAAGCAGAAGAAGTCGATAGCGGCGGTAGATCTCAGCGAGATTCGTCCTACAAATGCCTATTTTATCGACGACCAACGATTGATTTTGGTGGTCAGTGACAACGCTAAACTGTTGGGGTATCGCGGCAGACATGACGTTAGCGTGGCATTTAGCTATAACATTAGCGATAAGTCGATTAAGCAGTTACTGCGTCGAGGAGATGATATCTATGAGGGACAAACGGCACTAGGGCGGATTGTCGGAGTTGCCAATGACGGTAAATCGGTTTATATGCCCGCATGGGAAGACTCGACCAATTTTAACTTGTATGAATCTAAATTAGATTCGAGACGTGGTCCTCGTCGCTTCGCCCGAGGTCATGATGATACGATCGATTTTTTCATTCACAACGACACGGTGATTGCCAGAGAACGCTACGATGAAAGATCGAACAAGCACCGTATTGAGGTACATGATGACGGTGATTGGCATGAGATATTTAGTGAAACGGCAAGTATTCGAACCAAATCGTTTGTTGGCTTAACGGCAGATATAAAACATTTAGTGATGCTTCAATATCACGAGAACGGTCGTGTTGCCTATCACACGATGGCCTTAAAGGACGGTAAAATAAGTGCTCCGCATTTTAACCACGATAGTAAAGATGTTGAGTCGGTGATCACCGACATAAACCGCATCGTTTACGGTGTGCGCTACTCTGGTTTTACCCCGAGCTATGACTTTATTGATAGTAATATTGCAACCGTGGTTAATGAGGTTGTCGAAATGCTTCCTGACAACTCAGTAACCTTAGTGGATTACACTCCAGATTGGCAGAAGATACTATTTTTAGTAGAGGGTAATGGCAGCGCAGGTGATTACTACCTATACGATAAAAATGGTTTTAATTTTATCGCAAGTCAGCGGCCGAAAATACCATCGGAGCGCGTGCATCAAATTGTCAAAACTGAGATTAAAGTACGCGATGGTCTAAAAATTCCTACGCTATTAACCCTACCAAATAAAGAGCTAAAAAAGTTACCAGCGATTATGTTACCACACGGTGGTCCGGAGGCTTACGACAGAGTTCGTTTTGACTGGTTGGCGCAGTATTTTTCCAGTCGAGGCTATTTGGTTATTCAGCCACAATTTCGCGGTTCAGATGGTTTTGGTTGGGATTTTAAAGCCAAAGGTCGTGGCGAATGGGGTCGTAAAATGCAGGATGACCTGACAGACGCGGTGCGTACGTTAGTTAAATCGGGCTATGTTGATCAAGATCGCGTTTGTATTGTTGGACTCAGTTACGGGGGCTATGCTGCGTTAGCTGGGGCAACATTTACGCCTGATGTATATCAGTGTGCGGTGTCTATTAATGGTGTTGCTGATATCGAACGTATGATGCGCGACGAAAAACGAGACTATGGTTCAAATCACTGGGTGGTGGAATATTGGCGCAATGTAATTGCGGCCGATAATTTGGCCGATAATCACTTGCAACAAATTTCGCCTATCAATCACGTTGAAAAAGTAAAAATTCCAATATTACTTATTCACGGTGAGCACGACAAAGTCGTTCCTAGCCACCAGTCTGAAGCTATGGCAGATGAGCTTGAAGACAAAAGGCGCTCAGTCGAATATATCGAGCTCGAGCAAGGCGATCATTATCTAAGTAACAGTAATAATCGAATGCAAGCACTCAAAGCTATTGATAAATTTATTGCTAAGCATATCTAA
- the rpsL gene encoding 30S ribosomal protein S12: protein MATINQLVRKPRVKQVQKSNVPALQACPQRRGVCTRVYTTTPKKPNSALRKVARVRLTNGYEVTSYIGGEGHNLQEHSVILIRGGRVKDLPGVRYHTVRGALDCSGVNDRRQGRSKYGAKRPKS from the coding sequence ATGGCAACTATTAACCAATTAGTACGTAAGCCACGTGTTAAGCAGGTTCAGAAAAGTAACGTTCCAGCGTTACAAGCCTGTCCTCAACGTCGCGGTGTATGTACTCGTGTGTACACTACTACACCTAAAAAACCTAACTCAGCACTACGTAAAGTAGCTCGTGTTCGTTTAACTAACGGCTACGAAGTTACATCATACATCGGTGGTGAAGGTCACAACTTACAAGAGCATAGCGTTATCTTAATCCGTGGTGGTCGTGTTAAAGACTTACCTGGTGTTCGCTATCACACCGTTCGTGGTGCACTAGATTGTTCTGGTGTTAACGATCGTAGACAAGGCCGTTCTAAGTACGGTGCTAAGCGCCCTAAATCTTAA
- a CDS encoding efflux RND transporter periplasmic adaptor subunit: protein MSLYAYRLLTVFVAIWSMSLPATVHAQPVAVDVVSTKAIDSQKLVSLSGTVEAHQNANLATLQAGVVAEIFVEVGDRVQAGQKLLEIDNTLAQLDLSQAKADVDAALIEVSEAKRQYQESVTLSKQQLVPATQLQERRALIATAESKLARLKAHMDLQQAILQQHTLYAPFNGIISERLIDVGEWVTQQSATFTLVEQNRLRVRVAIPQEYYGLLASNHNVAVTVLPDFTGAQPIATELDRLVTVSNRNTRALLGYVNLPINSPLLAGMSATVNVQLPTAATAVVWLPKQAVKQHPDGGFSVFAVVDSKAKRYIVDVVQQKQQQMGVVGIPTTHPIVVSAVELLKDGEPVTINDDNQGGQP from the coding sequence ATGTCCTTGTATGCTTATCGTTTATTAACTGTATTTGTCGCGATTTGGTCGATGTCGCTACCAGCAACAGTACACGCACAGCCCGTCGCGGTCGATGTGGTTAGTACTAAGGCGATCGACAGTCAAAAGTTGGTGAGTTTAAGTGGCACAGTTGAAGCGCATCAAAATGCAAATTTAGCCACTCTTCAAGCCGGTGTTGTTGCCGAAATCTTTGTTGAAGTGGGTGATAGAGTACAAGCAGGACAAAAGTTATTAGAGATAGACAATACACTGGCTCAGCTTGACCTATCGCAAGCCAAAGCTGACGTTGATGCGGCATTGATTGAGGTAAGCGAAGCAAAGCGCCAGTATCAAGAATCGGTGACGTTATCGAAGCAGCAACTGGTACCTGCAACTCAGTTACAGGAGCGCCGTGCTCTAATTGCTACAGCTGAATCAAAGCTCGCTCGCTTAAAAGCGCACATGGATTTGCAACAAGCGATTCTCCAACAGCATACGCTTTACGCACCGTTTAACGGTATTATTAGCGAGCGCCTTATCGATGTCGGCGAGTGGGTTACGCAACAATCTGCAACGTTTACCTTAGTGGAGCAAAACCGGTTAAGAGTAAGAGTTGCTATCCCCCAAGAATATTACGGCTTACTGGCCAGTAACCACAATGTGGCGGTAACCGTATTGCCAGATTTTACTGGTGCACAACCGATAGCGACAGAACTCGATCGATTGGTCACCGTATCCAATCGCAACACGCGCGCTTTACTAGGTTATGTCAACTTACCCATTAATAGCCCTTTGTTGGCCGGTATGTCGGCAACGGTTAATGTTCAACTACCGACCGCTGCAACCGCGGTGGTTTGGTTGCCCAAGCAAGCGGTAAAGCAACACCCCGATGGTGGCTTTAGTGTTTTTGCAGTGGTTGATAGTAAAGCCAAGCGCTATATAGTTGATGTCGTTCAGCAAAAGCAACAACAAATGGGGGTAGTGGGCATTCCCACCACACACCCTATTGTCGTATCGGCTGTCGAGCTGTTGAAAGACGGTGAACCGGTGACCATCAATGATGACAATCAAGGTGGTCAGCCATGA
- a CDS encoding efflux RND transporter permease subunit — translation MIVQAVQRGTLVAVILSIACLLGIVAALNIPVQMIPDLQVRTITVQTGWPGATPQDIEKEILIEQERYLRSVTNLKRMTSFADMGSASIELEFPFGIDVNDALIRVNNALSQVPSYPENVDQPRIFSSSFSGNAFMYFVLKPLPGNPLDLDVDLLRDFADDYIRPRMESVEGVSEVDVRGGAERQIQIKVDASKLAQRNISLPELRDAIRNRNKDASAGDIETGTSRYLLRVVSRFEQLEQLENLIIKRIDGANILLKDVATVRLDHFETRSISFNNGERTLTLSVRREDGSNVINIKRDMLQVVEQINRDLLSQNGLQLNLTSDDVQYVQSSLENVWINLILGALLATLVMYYFLRSGKATLVGVLGIPICTIAAFWALMVFNRTINVISLAGVAFAIGMTVDNTIVVLESIVQAKRKGVSRFQAAVSGVQDVWPAVLASTATTVLVFAPILFVEQEAGQLYSDIAIAISGAIIASMLVAIFVVPVLLNGLVGAADLEKGRQFKLSAVWLKVSSKFYATRQRALTSVIAISLVILAAAYYFMPAAEYLPEGEEPKAFSMMIAPPNYNLTEMERIGDELRSYFAQYLNADDDDFVNGNTNMPPLAYYSMSVSVGRIWFLSAPVDAEHIGAMMDAITEKFRSYDNMRAFSARGSIISSNDGGTRAVAVDISGSNIVELYQAAEAVYQQAKQLFDNPQINSQPGSLTLDQPLIEIKPRWHRLAELGMSNRDFGYTVAAMSDGAYVDEFILNDDKIDIFMFSGRGYEQDLDSLAFTPIAVSDGQILPLNALADLITSQNSNSVRRIDGNRTVTVYIIPPRSVALENAEKRVREQLLPALWRQGQIAQGVNVSISGAADQLEQTRGALTGNFAIALVLCYLLLVAIFNHWRYPLFILATVPLGMAGGLLGLITVNGVNGLLATLGMNALHQPFDMITMLGFLILLGTVVNNPILIVDQTRRFVSDGLAVKEAVAQALQKRIKPIMMSTATTIFGLAPLVLIPGEGTELYRGVGIIVLSGIFASTILTLTFLPSLLVTLVADEVNDNGV, via the coding sequence ATGATAGTGCAAGCGGTACAGCGCGGTACACTGGTCGCGGTTATCTTATCTATCGCCTGTTTGTTGGGGATTGTTGCAGCGTTGAACATCCCTGTGCAAATGATACCTGACCTGCAAGTTCGCACGATTACCGTGCAAACCGGTTGGCCTGGCGCTACGCCTCAAGATATTGAGAAGGAAATCTTGATAGAGCAAGAGCGCTATTTGCGCAGCGTCACTAATCTAAAGCGGATGACATCATTTGCCGATATGGGCAGTGCCTCTATTGAATTAGAGTTTCCCTTTGGTATCGATGTTAACGATGCGCTGATACGTGTCAATAACGCATTGAGTCAGGTACCGTCTTATCCTGAAAACGTCGACCAACCAAGAATTTTTTCAAGTTCGTTTTCGGGTAATGCCTTCATGTATTTTGTACTCAAGCCCTTACCCGGTAACCCGTTGGACCTCGATGTCGATTTACTGCGCGATTTTGCCGATGATTACATTCGCCCTCGCATGGAAAGTGTCGAAGGCGTGTCTGAGGTGGATGTGCGCGGTGGGGCAGAGCGTCAAATTCAAATAAAAGTTGACGCCAGCAAACTAGCCCAACGCAATATCAGTTTACCCGAGCTGCGCGACGCGATTCGCAATCGCAATAAAGATGCGTCAGCCGGTGATATCGAGACTGGCACAAGTCGTTATTTACTGCGCGTGGTGAGCCGTTTTGAACAGTTAGAACAACTGGAGAATTTGATCATTAAGCGCATTGACGGGGCCAATATTTTACTCAAGGATGTCGCCACTGTTCGCTTAGACCACTTTGAAACGCGCAGTATATCGTTTAACAATGGTGAGCGTACCTTAACCTTGTCGGTGCGTCGTGAAGACGGCTCCAATGTGATTAACATCAAGCGCGATATGCTGCAGGTGGTTGAGCAAATCAATCGAGATTTACTGAGCCAAAACGGCTTGCAGCTGAACTTGACTAGCGACGATGTACAATATGTGCAAAGTTCACTTGAAAACGTGTGGATTAATCTAATTTTAGGCGCACTTTTGGCGACATTAGTGATGTATTACTTTTTGCGCTCGGGCAAAGCGACCTTGGTCGGCGTGCTAGGTATTCCGATTTGTACCATAGCTGCGTTTTGGGCACTTATGGTGTTCAACCGAACCATTAATGTTATTTCGCTAGCTGGGGTTGCCTTTGCAATAGGTATGACGGTCGATAATACCATCGTCGTACTCGAGTCGATTGTACAGGCAAAGCGCAAGGGGGTAAGTCGCTTTCAAGCAGCGGTTAGCGGTGTGCAAGATGTGTGGCCGGCAGTACTGGCGTCAACAGCAACAACGGTATTAGTATTTGCTCCCATTCTGTTTGTTGAACAAGAAGCTGGGCAACTTTACTCAGATATCGCCATTGCCATATCAGGCGCGATCATTGCGTCAATGTTAGTGGCGATTTTTGTGGTCCCAGTGTTGCTTAATGGCTTGGTCGGTGCTGCTGACCTAGAAAAGGGGCGTCAGTTTAAGTTGTCAGCGGTTTGGCTGAAGGTATCCAGTAAGTTTTACGCAACGCGCCAGCGGGCTTTGACCAGTGTTATCGCTATTTCGCTAGTTATCTTGGCAGCGGCGTATTATTTTATGCCGGCTGCTGAATATTTGCCCGAAGGCGAGGAGCCCAAGGCGTTTTCAATGATGATTGCACCCCCTAACTACAACCTTACGGAGATGGAACGCATCGGTGATGAATTGCGCAGTTATTTTGCCCAGTACCTCAATGCCGACGATGATGATTTTGTCAACGGCAACACCAATATGCCACCACTTGCCTATTATTCGATGTCGGTATCGGTGGGGCGTATTTGGTTTTTAAGTGCGCCGGTGGACGCCGAACACATTGGTGCGATGATGGATGCAATCACCGAAAAGTTTCGCAGCTATGACAACATGCGAGCGTTTTCTGCTCGCGGTTCGATTATTTCAAGTAATGACGGGGGGACGCGCGCGGTAGCCGTCGATATTTCAGGTAGTAATATCGTTGAATTGTACCAAGCCGCCGAAGCAGTATACCAACAAGCCAAACAGTTATTTGATAATCCTCAAATTAACTCGCAACCTGGCTCTTTAACCTTAGATCAGCCGCTGATTGAAATAAAACCGCGCTGGCATCGCTTAGCGGAGTTAGGTATGAGTAACCGCGACTTTGGCTACACCGTTGCAGCAATGAGTGACGGTGCCTATGTCGACGAGTTTATATTGAACGATGACAAAATTGATATTTTTATGTTTAGTGGTCGTGGTTATGAACAAGACTTAGACTCGCTCGCATTTACGCCTATTGCGGTAAGCGATGGACAAATATTGCCACTCAACGCACTTGCTGATTTAATCACCAGCCAAAACAGTAATTCCGTGCGCCGTATCGACGGCAATCGAACCGTCACCGTTTATATTATTCCACCGCGCAGTGTAGCATTGGAAAATGCTGAAAAGCGGGTACGTGAGCAACTGCTACCTGCATTGTGGCGACAAGGACAAATAGCTCAAGGTGTCAATGTCAGCATCAGTGGTGCGGCTGATCAATTGGAGCAAACTCGGGGGGCGTTGACCGGTAACTTTGCCATTGCTCTGGTGCTCTGTTATCTGTTGCTAGTGGCCATTTTTAATCATTGGCGTTACCCGCTATTTATCTTAGCAACCGTGCCGTTGGGTATGGCGGGAGGCTTGCTTGGCCTTATTACTGTTAATGGGGTAAATGGTTTACTTGCCACGTTGGGAATGAATGCTCTCCATCAACCATTTGATATGATTACGATGCTGGGGTTTTTAATTTTGCTGGGGACGGTGGTTAATAACCCGATACTCATTGTCGATCAAACCCGACGCTTTGTCAGTGATGGCTTAGCGGTAAAAGAGGCGGTCGCACAGGCATTACAAAAACGGATTAAGCCAATTATGATGTCAACCGCAACGACTATTTTTGGTCTAGCACCCTTGGTGTTGATCCCAGGGGAAGGTACTGAACTCTATCGCGGGGTTGGTATTATTGTATTGAGTGGTATTTTTGCTTCAACAATTCTCACTTTAACGTTTTTACCGTCACTGTTAGTGACGCTGGTTGCAGATGAGGTGAATGACAATGGCGTTTAA
- the tuf gene encoding elongation factor Tu, protein MAKEKFERSKPHVNVGTIGHVDHGKTTLTAAISAVLTKTHGGEVRDFAQIDNAPEERERGITINTSHIEYDTADRHYAHVDCPGHADYVKNMITGAAQMDGAILVVAATDGPMPQTREHILLSRQVGVPYIIVFMNKCDMVDDEELLELVEMEVRELLSEYDFPGDDLPVVQGSALGALNGEAQWEEKILELANHLDTYIPEPERAIDGDFILPIEDVFSIQGRGTVVTGRVERGIIRVGDDVEIVGIKDTTSTTCTGVEMFRKLLDEGRAGENCGVLLRGTKRDEVQRGQVLAKPGSITPHTKFESEVYVLTKDEGGRHTPFFKGYRPQFYFRTTDITGAVELPEGVEMVMPGDNLKFVVELINPIAMDEGLRFAIREGGRTVGAGVVSKIIE, encoded by the coding sequence ATGGCTAAAGAAAAATTTGAACGTTCGAAACCGCACGTTAACGTTGGTACAATCGGCCACGTTGACCACGGTAAAACAACTCTAACTGCTGCTATCTCTGCAGTTTTAACTAAAACTCACGGTGGTGAAGTTCGTGATTTCGCACAAATCGATAACGCTCCAGAAGAGCGTGAGCGTGGTATCACAATCAACACTTCTCACATCGAGTACGACACAGCTGACCGTCACTACGCGCACGTAGACTGTCCAGGTCACGCCGACTACGTTAAAAACATGATCACTGGTGCTGCTCAAATGGACGGCGCGATCTTAGTAGTTGCAGCAACTGACGGCCCAATGCCACAAACTCGTGAGCACATCCTACTTTCTCGTCAGGTTGGTGTACCTTACATCATCGTATTCATGAACAAATGTGACATGGTTGATGACGAAGAGCTTCTAGAGCTAGTAGAAATGGAAGTACGTGAACTTCTATCTGAGTACGACTTCCCAGGTGATGACTTACCAGTAGTTCAAGGTTCAGCACTAGGTGCATTGAACGGCGAAGCTCAATGGGAAGAGAAAATCCTTGAGCTAGCGAACCACTTAGACACTTACATCCCAGAGCCAGAGCGTGCGATTGACGGTGACTTCATCCTTCCGATTGAAGACGTATTCTCAATCCAAGGTCGTGGTACTGTTGTAACAGGTCGTGTTGAGCGTGGTATCATCCGCGTAGGTGACGACGTAGAAATCGTAGGTATCAAAGACACTACTTCAACAACGTGTACTGGTGTTGAGATGTTCCGTAAGCTTCTTGACGAAGGTCGTGCTGGTGAGAACTGTGGTGTTCTTCTTCGTGGTACTAAGCGTGATGAAGTACAACGTGGTCAAGTACTTGCTAAGCCAGGTTCAATCACTCCTCACACTAAGTTTGAGTCAGAAGTATACGTACTAACTAAAGATGAAGGTGGTCGTCACACGCCATTCTTCAAAGGCTACCGTCCACAGTTCTACTTCCGTACAACGGACATCACTGGTGCAGTTGAGTTACCAGAAGGTGTAGAAATGGTAATGCCAGGCGACAACTTAAAGTTTGTTGTTGAGCTAATCAACCCAATCGCGATGGACGAAGGTTTACGCTTCGCTATCCGTGAAGGTGGTCGTACAGTAGGTGCTGGTGTTGTATCAAAAATCATTGAATAA
- the rpsG gene encoding 30S ribosomal protein S7, producing MPRRRVVGQRKILPDPKFKNELLAKFINILMVDGKKSVAEKIVYGALDILAEKNPEKEHLDLFEIALENIRPHVEVKSRRVGGSTYQVPVEVRPVRRNALAMRWLVDAARKRGEKSMAQRLANEMLDASENKGSAVKKREDVHRMAEANKAFAHYRW from the coding sequence ATGCCAAGAAGACGTGTTGTAGGTCAGCGTAAAATTTTACCTGATCCGAAGTTTAAAAACGAACTTTTAGCAAAATTCATCAACATCCTTATGGTTGATGGTAAAAAATCTGTAGCAGAAAAAATTGTTTACGGTGCACTAGACATTCTAGCTGAAAAAAACCCGGAAAAAGAGCACTTAGACTTGTTCGAAATCGCTCTTGAGAACATCCGTCCACACGTAGAGGTTAAATCTCGTCGTGTTGGTGGTTCAACTTACCAGGTTCCAGTAGAAGTACGTCCAGTACGTCGTAACGCTCTAGCCATGCGTTGGTTAGTTGACGCTGCTCGTAAACGTGGTGAAAAATCAATGGCTCAACGCCTAGCTAACGAAATGTTAGATGCTTCTGAAAACAAAGGTTCAGCTGTGAAGAAACGTGAAGACGTTCACAGAATGGCTGAAGCGAACAAAGCATTCGCACATTACCGTTGGTAA
- the fusA gene encoding elongation factor G yields MARTTPIERYRNIGIAAHVDAGKTTTTERVLFYTGLSHKIGEVHDGAATMDWMEQEQERGITITSAATTCFWKGMQGQFEDHRINIIDTPGHVDFTIEVERSLRVLDGAVLVLCGSSGVQPQTETVWRQMEKYKVPRMVFVNKMDRMGADYLNVVKQCKDRLGANAVPIQLAIGSEEDFTGVIDLVKMKAINWNEADQGMTFEYEEIPADMVDLAQEWHEHLVESAAEASDELMDKYLEEGELSEQEIKAALRQLTLRNDIVLTTCGSAFKNKGVQAVLDAVVEYLPSPTEVEAIKGIKDDKNETEDTREADDKAPFAALAFKIATDPFVGTLTFVRVYSGILKTGDMVYNPVKGKKERIGRIVQMHSNNREEIKEVRAGDIAALIGMKDVTTGDTLCDQQNVITLERMEFPEPVISVAVEPKTKADQEKMGIALGKLAAEDPSFRVETDEETGQTIISGMGELHLDIIVDRMKREFKVDANVGKPQVSYRETIRKSVEVEGKFVRQSGGRGQFGHVWLRMEPIGEGEGFQFESEIVGGAVPREYWAAVEKGCQEQMENGVLAGFPMLDIKVTLFDGSFHDVDSNEMAFKIAASMGFKQGAMDANPVLLEPMMKVEVTTPEENMGDVVGDLNRRRGMIEGMDEGPAGMKLVNAVVPLGEMFGYATDLRSATQGRASYSMEFKQYAEAPKNVTDAIIEGGHF; encoded by the coding sequence GTGGCTCGTACAACCCCTATTGAACGTTACCGTAACATAGGTATTGCTGCACACGTAGATGCAGGTAAAACGACAACAACAGAACGCGTTTTGTTTTATACCGGTTTATCTCACAAGATTGGTGAAGTGCATGATGGCGCTGCTACCATGGACTGGATGGAACAAGAACAAGAGCGCGGTATTACCATTACCTCAGCGGCGACTACGTGTTTTTGGAAAGGCATGCAAGGCCAATTCGAAGACCACCGTATTAACATTATCGACACCCCAGGCCACGTTGACTTTACCATTGAAGTGGAACGTTCACTACGCGTGTTAGATGGCGCCGTATTAGTTCTGTGTGGCTCATCAGGCGTACAACCGCAAACTGAAACCGTTTGGCGTCAGATGGAAAAATACAAAGTTCCGCGTATGGTTTTCGTCAACAAGATGGATCGCATGGGCGCTGACTACTTAAACGTTGTAAAACAATGTAAAGACCGCTTAGGAGCCAATGCTGTACCAATTCAATTGGCAATTGGTAGTGAAGAAGACTTCACCGGTGTTATTGACTTAGTCAAAATGAAAGCCATCAACTGGAATGAAGCCGACCAAGGTATGACCTTTGAATACGAAGAAATTCCAGCGGATATGGTCGACCTTGCGCAAGAGTGGCATGAACACTTAGTTGAGTCTGCTGCCGAAGCAAGCGACGAACTTATGGACAAATACCTTGAAGAAGGTGAGTTGTCTGAGCAAGAGATCAAAGCTGCGTTGCGTCAACTGACATTGAGAAATGACATTGTGTTAACTACCTGTGGTAGTGCTTTCAAAAACAAAGGTGTACAAGCGGTACTAGACGCTGTGGTTGAATATTTACCGTCGCCAACCGAAGTTGAAGCGATTAAAGGTATTAAAGACGACAAAAACGAAACCGAAGACACCCGCGAGGCAGATGACAAGGCACCGTTTGCCGCGCTTGCGTTTAAGATCGCAACAGACCCGTTTGTTGGTACGTTAACGTTTGTTCGCGTCTATTCAGGTATCCTGAAAACCGGCGACATGGTGTATAACCCTGTTAAAGGCAAAAAAGAGCGCATTGGCCGTATCGTGCAAATGCACTCAAACAACCGCGAAGAAATTAAAGAAGTTCGCGCCGGTGATATCGCCGCACTGATCGGTATGAAAGACGTTACCACGGGTGATACCTTATGTGATCAGCAAAACGTGATTACCTTAGAGCGCATGGAATTCCCTGAGCCGGTAATCTCGGTAGCAGTAGAGCCGAAAACTAAAGCCGACCAAGAAAAAATGGGTATTGCTTTGGGTAAACTTGCGGCTGAAGATCCGTCGTTCCGCGTTGAAACCGACGAGGAAACAGGGCAAACAATTATTTCTGGTATGGGCGAGCTACACCTAGACATTATCGTTGATCGGATGAAGCGTGAATTCAAGGTTGACGCGAATGTTGGTAAACCACAAGTGTCTTACCGCGAAACGATTCGCAAATCAGTTGAAGTTGAAGGTAAGTTTGTGCGTCAATCTGGTGGCCGCGGTCAGTTTGGTCATGTTTGGTTGCGCATGGAGCCTATTGGCGAAGGCGAAGGATTCCAGTTTGAATCTGAAATCGTTGGTGGCGCAGTTCCGAGAGAATACTGGGCAGCCGTTGAAAAAGGTTGTCAAGAACAAATGGAAAACGGTGTGTTGGCCGGATTCCCAATGCTAGACATTAAAGTCACATTATTTGATGGTTCGTTCCACGATGTTGACTCTAATGAGATGGCATTTAAAATCGCCGCATCTATGGGTTTCAAACAAGGTGCAATGGATGCAAATCCAGTCTTGTTAGAGCCGATGATGAAGGTTGAAGTAACCACCCCTGAAGAAAACATGGGTGATGTTGTTGGCGACTTAAACCGTCGTCGCGGCATGATTGAAGGTATGGATGAAGGTCCTGCCGGCATGAAATTGGTTAATGCCGTTGTACCACTTGGCGAAATGTTCGGTTACGCAACCGACCTTCGCAGTGCAACGCAGGGCCGTGCATCATACTCTATGGAGTTTAAGCAATACGCTGAAGCACCGAAAAACGTTACTGATGCAATTATTGAAGGTGGCCATTTTTAG